From the Pseudomonas monsensis genome, the window CAATGGCGGCGGTTCCAACACCGACTTCATCGACAACGCCGGTGGCGTGGACTGCTCCGACCACGAAGTGAACATCAAGATCCTGCTGAACGAAGTGGTTCAGGCTGGCGACATGACCGACAAGCAACGCAACCAGTTGCTGGCGAGCATGACCGACGAAGTCGGTGGTCTGGTGCTGGGCAACAACTACAAGCAGACCCAGGCCCTGTCCCTGGCGGCGCGTCGTGCCTACGAGCGCATTGCCGAGTACAAGCGTCTGATGAGCGATCTGGAAGGCCGTGGCAAGCTGGACCGTGCCATCGAGTTCCTGCCGACCGAAGAGCAGATCAACGAGCGCGTTGCGGCAGGCCATGGCCTGACCCGTCCTGAGCTGTCGGTGCTGATCTCGTACAGCAAGATCGACCTCAAGGAACAGCTGCTGAACTCGCTGGTGCCGGATGACGATTACCTGACCCGCGACATGGAAACGGCGTTCCCGCCGACCCTGGTCAGCAAGTTCTCCGAGGCCATGCGTCGTCACCGTCTGAAGCGCGAGATCGTCAGCACCCAGATCGCCAACGACCTGGTCAACCACATGGGCATCACCTTCGTTCAACGACTCAAAGAGTCGACCGGCATGAGCCCGGCGAACGTGGCCGGTGCTTACGTGATCGTGCGTGACATCTTCCACCTCCCGCACTGGTTCCGTCAGATCGAGGCGCTGGACTATCAGGTTTCCGCTGACGTGCAGCTGGAGCTGATGGACGAACTGATGCGTCTGGGCCGCCGCGCTACCCGCTGGTTCCTGCGTGCCCGTCGCAACGAGCAGAACGCTGCCCGTGACGTCGCGCACTTCGGTCCGCACCTGAAAGAGCTGGGGCTGAAGCTCGACGAACTGCTGAGCGGCGAAATCCGCGAAAACTGGCAGGCGCGTTATCAGGCTTACGTCGAAGCCGGTGTGCCGGAGTTGCTGGCGCGTATGGTCGCGGGCACCTCGCACCTGTACACGCTGCTGCCGATCATCGAAGCATCCGACGTGACTGGCCAGAACCCGGCCGAAGTGGCCAAGGCGTACTTCGCCGTGGGCAGCGCGCTGGACATCACCTGGTACCTGCAACAGATCAGCGCGCTGCCGGTTGAAAACAACTGGCAGGCCCTGGCCCGTGAAGCGTTCCGTGACGATGTCGACTGGCAACAACGCGCGATCACCATCTCCGTCCTGCAACAGGGCGACGGCACTCAGGACGTGGAAGCACGCCTGGCGCTGTGGATGGAGCAGCACGAAAGCATGATCTCGCGCTGGCGCGCCATGCTGGTGGAAATCCGTGCAGCGAGCGGCACGGACTACGCCATGTATGCGGTGGCCAACCGTGAACTGCTGGACCTCGCCTTGAGCGGGCAAGCCGTGGTGGCCCCGGCTGCTGCGAATGCCGAGCTTGAACTGGCGTAAGTAGTGGTTGAATGAAAAAGCCCCTGCATTGTGAGATGCAGGGGCTTTTTTATGCCTGAGATTTTTGTGGTGCCTAGTCTGGCCCCTTCGCGAGCAAGCTCGCTCCCACATTTGAAATGCATTCCCCCTGTGGGAGCGAGCTTGCTCGCGAAGGGGCCCTTGTCATCAATACAACTTAGATGACTGTTTGCTATCAAGCATCGACACTTTGTCCGCAGGTCTAGCGACTAGATTGTTGAGCGATTGGTCAAACTTCTGCAACGCCCGAGTTTGAACATCCTGCTGCTGATTGATATCGGCCACGATCTCCTCCGAACGTTTGAAGTCCGCCCACACGGGTGTCAATTCTCTCGCCTCGGAGCCTTTCGCCGTACCGATGTAATTCAACTGCGCATCATAGAAGTCCGCGCTCACGTCTGCCTTGATGTCGGAACTGCGCGAAGTGATCAACTGGCTGTGGGTGTCGACAATCGCCACCACATCCGGTCTGGCTGCGCGCAGGCTGTGCATGTCCGGATACACCGTCACCGAGCCGAACTGGCGTTGCAGCGATGCCTTGACCCAGTCCACCGCCATGTCCGGTTTGGAGCTGGCAACATAGGCGTCATGGATCGGTTGCACCAGCAAACTCTGGCCGAAACCGGTGCCGGCGTTGGCTTGATAGTCGCGCAGGTATTCGCGGTTGGTCTGGGTGCCTGGGCTGTAGACCACGCCGAGCGACACGCCGGGGCCGCTTTTCACCTGCGCGGCGCTGCTGCGGGCGACCGGTTGGGTGAACAGGGTGTCGAGGGACGAGACGGCTTTCGGCGCGGTGGGCACTGAACAGGCGGACAAGGCTAGAACCGATATCGCCAAGGTACTGGCAAAGGCAAGTTTCATGGTGTTTCTCCCGTGAAACAACATCAGTCGGACAGTTTAAAAGTCGTTAATCACGACCGTTAACTCAGACTAAACCCGCCAACCTGACAATTTGCTGAGCGAACCGCCGTTGAATAGTTTCATTTGCTGTAACTCGCAGAGGTTAATGACGCCGGGAAATAAAAAGGCGCCAATCCGCGATTTGCGCCTGATTATTTTTGGCTGGTTAAACAGCCATCAGTTTTTCAGCGGGATCAACACTTGCTCATCCGGGGCCAGCACCATGAACACCAGCAACTTCGCCGGTTTGCTCTGGCTGGCATTTTTCGACACCAGATGCTCGGAGCCGGCGGGTTCGTACCAGAACTGGCCCTTCTTGTAAGTGATCGGTGATTCACCCTTGACCTGGGAAATCACCTCACCTTCCAGCACGTAAGCCATCGCCGTGCCGTCGTGCTTGTGGGCGATAGAGGACTGGCCGGGTTTGTAGTCCACTTCGATCATCATGGCTTTTTTGCCGGGGGCGTTTTTCAGCATCTGGTCTTGCAGCACGGTGACTTTTTCTGACGGATCGTGAGCGAAGACGGCCGTGGTGCAAAGGCTCAGGGCGAGGGCGGCAGCGAAGAGGGGCAGGGCTTTCATGGCGGGTTACCTGTGATGATCGGGGGTGGTGCTGATCACAGTAGTCCGCAGGGCGGAGCATTCAAACGGCCAATATTCGGGAAGATCGGGTGACCAATCTGTGGATTTTCAGCGCTTGCAAATAAGCCATCGCTGGCAAGCCAGCTCCCACAGGATTCAGCGTCGTTCGAAAATTAATGTACGACACAAAAAATTGTGGGAGCTGGCTTGCCAGCGATGGCGTCAGCAAGTCAAACGATAGGAAACGAGTTGAAATCGACGCTATTGGCCAGCCGGCTATCAATCAGGTCAATAAACCCCTGCGCCTCGGGCCGGTTGAAATGCGCCTGCATCGCCGCCTCCGACTGCCAATGGGCGCTGACCGTCCAGCGGTGGCTGTCCTCGGGGCAGCGGTCGACCAGGTAGGAATCGCAGCCGGGTGTCTCGCGCAAGGTGTCGACGATCCTCTGCAGTTGCCTGCCCAGCTCCTCCGAGCGGCCGGCGGCGGCCTGCACCTGAACGGTGTTGATCACTTCGTTGGACATTGCTCACACTCCTTAATCAGGCCGGACGAGTCCTGCTCATTGAGGGATAACGCTGATGCAGAATAGGCCTGCACCCCCGGATCACCAATAACCAATCGGCGGTTAATCACCCAGTCCAATCATTCACGCAACTTGTTGCAGGATGTCGCGCAGGCGATCCAGAGCGATATCAATGTCCAGCGTTTCAATGGCGCCGAAACCGAAGTACAAGCCGTTTTTCGCCGGTTGCTGGTCATAGAAAATGTCGATGGAGTACAGGCCGACCTCGACCCTTTTCGCCAGTTCGATCACCAGCGGCAGATCGATCGGCACCTTGCAGAGCACCGCCATATGAAAGCCCGCACTGGCTGGCACCGCGTCGAGCCAGGGCGACAGATCGGTCGCCATGCGCGCCAGAATCCGTTCGCGGCGCTGGGCGTAAATCGCGTGGCAGCGGCGGATGTGCTTGAGCAGACAACCCTCGGCGATGAACTTGGCCAGCGCCCATTGCGGCAGGGTCGGGGCATGCTGGT encodes:
- a CDS encoding ATPase, with translation MKLAFASTLAISVLALSACSVPTAPKAVSSLDTLFTQPVARSSAAQVKSGPGVSLGVVYSPGTQTNREYLRDYQANAGTGFGQSLLVQPIHDAYVASSKPDMAVDWVKASLQRQFGSVTVYPDMHSLRAARPDVVAIVDTHSQLITSRSSDIKADVSADFYDAQLNYIGTAKGSEARELTPVWADFKRSEEIVADINQQQDVQTRALQKFDQSLNNLVARPADKVSMLDSKQSSKLY
- a CDS encoding cupin domain-containing protein gives rise to the protein MKALPLFAAALALSLCTTAVFAHDPSEKVTVLQDQMLKNAPGKKAMMIEVDYKPGQSSIAHKHDGTAMAYVLEGEVISQVKGESPITYKKGQFWYEPAGSEHLVSKNASQSKPAKLLVFMVLAPDEQVLIPLKN
- a CDS encoding putative quinol monooxygenase → MSNEVINTVQVQAAAGRSEELGRQLQRIVDTLRETPGCDSYLVDRCPEDSHRWTVSAHWQSEAAMQAHFNRPEAQGFIDLIDSRLANSVDFNSFPIV